A window of Gossypium raimondii isolate GPD5lz chromosome 7, ASM2569854v1, whole genome shotgun sequence genomic DNA:
tataaaagaaaaaggaaaacaaaatcaaagaaacACTAAACTCTGTGCAATTAGTTGGCGACATGTCATCAACTAATATCCAACGGAAAAGCTAACAGAATAGCTGATGAAAGGATTTAATTGGAGGGATGCAAATAGTATGCGGAGTGACttagaatattttgaagtttagagACCAATTTGAATTTAGGTAATAGTTTGTGGATGTCATTTGAAATTAATCcttaatatatgaataaatcaatctaattatgattttagtccTTCATTATGCTAACTTCGGAATTTGAAGAAGCCTCATCGTTTCAGGCCAGGAACCATGGCCTTGATAGAAATCAGAATGTATCAGAAGAGCATGGAGCTGCTGATTTGAAAGCTTCCATTTTAGAGGTTGGTGAGGGAAATCGCTCAGGATTTGAGGTTCCAAAGCAGTGCCGTGGCTGCTCTTCAGGAAGTGGCCGAGGCGTATCTAGTGGGGTTCTTCGAGGGTATTAATCTCTGTGCTATGCATGCGGAAAGAGTTGCAATTATGCCCAAAGGTATTCAGCTTGCTAGAAGGATTAGAGGAGGAAGAGCTTAAGCCATCATATGTTGGCTTGGATTTTAAGATTTGGGATTCCGTCCAAGTTTTTGTTAATCTACTGTTACGAtataaatagacaaattaaaaCGCTAACCCTGTTTTTGAGGTTGCCCACTCTGTATGTGTTTTTGTGTTTCTTTTGGAAGTTAATAACCAAGCTTAAAGaagatgaatttttttaataaagaaattaaataggTATACAATGTTAAGAAAGCAGCACAATAGGTGGTTATTGCAAACTCCAATTTATGAGCACATCCAAAATCTTATCCACAATGAAGCAGAGAATTGTGATAGGAGGTGCAAAAATCATACCCAGTTGTTTGGAAGGGAAAAATCATGAAATCTAAAGGAGGTCTCCCCAGCAGTGTCTCGCTGTAGCCTGCGATCAGGTTGCTGCTGCTGCTCTCTTGTGACTACGCTTTCACTCGGTTCATCAGGAGGTAGAGGCAGTATTTGATTACTATTAGGATGGTGGGCTAATCTAACTTCACTTGTCAATGGCAGCACTGAGGTAGAAGGAACACGAAGCCTGGCACTACCAAAGCCACGGGAAACTAATGATGGATCCCAGGAGAAGACATGCATAAGAATTGGCACCTTGGCATGCCGGTGTAGTGACAGTTTCTGACTTAGGGAAACTGTATCAAAGCATCGAACCGCTCCAGTCGATGAAACCATCCATGGAAGAACCTTTTGATTTGATAATCTTGAGACAACCAGCAGCCTAGATGCACACATTGATTCTTTGTACAGAGTGCTGAGTCCTGATCTCGTTGAAGGCaaatcttcatcatcaatcacAGATGATATATAGATGAATCCCTGTTATCACACACAAAACTATAAGCAAATACTCTGTGTTGTTTCTCTATTCCATCATATGATTAGATGAGTAAGGTCAAACTGATGGAGAATGAAATGGTGCACCTCTTCAGTGCGGCTAATGGCGAATCCAAGTTTCGTGTCATCTTCTTTTAGTTTGATCTCAACTGCGATTTCTCTTGCAAGCGGGGTGTACCATAGGCGAACTGCTCGAACAACTCCAATGTCCACCCCATGGTAGTCCTCAAAACCGTATAGGGTTGCATTGCCTAGGTTTGCTAAATCAGATAAGGACCCCGCATTTACAGTGGCCGAGGCTGTCTCTCCAGAGATCTGCTCCAAATATTAAAGATCAATCCTAAACGTCATGTGATGGAAGGTAAAACAAAGAGAAGAGTGGGTATGGATGCTTAAATTCAATAAGAACATTCAAGTAACAGAAACAATTCTTAAAACATTGTTGCAAGTGGGATTGTAAAGCATTGTACCTTAGTAAGCAGGGATTCAGTCTGAATATTGATGAAAAGAATGGGAACCCCGGAGGCCTGAGATGCAAGGAGCCAAGCATCAGCACGAGCAAGGGTATCCTCCAAGTCATTGTATCGGGAGGCCACTCGATCTGAAGCTTTTGGAAGGagcaaaatagaaagaaaacagCATGAATTTGGAACTGATAGCACCTCTTGCATCCTCCTCTGCCACGGATACCATACATATCCATCCTGGAGCCTTGTCCTCGATAGTTCACTCACAATCCTTGTGTTCCTTGAAACTGCAATTTCATTGTTTAACGTTGCATCACAAATTATCAAAGTGAATAACATGATTCAAGCTTTTTAGACGCATTTGGTGCTTTCTTGTCTTATCATTTCGATTAATTGtacaataatttcaaattaattttctaaaactcCATCTTCTATAATTAAAAGtcatattaacatataaattggaaattaaactgaaactaaaattattgtacaattaatatatatattaaaagagaCATGTAAATAGcctcaaataaatttattatacgATAAATTGAATCTTTACGATATGcattaataattaacaaaaccATATAagatgtaaattaaattaaaaatgttaaaactgcAAATTAAGATtggaattaaatcaaaatctaaaattgagggacctaaataaaaatatcccaaaatgtAATATAGCCTAAACCCTCCCTACCCACGTGAATTAGGTGTGGTTCTTGTTTATgcaacaccattttttttaaaatgtataccCAAAATTACTGTAGCTTTCATACAACTTTGGTAAGTGGTTTCTAACTTATatcattttctaaattaattttatttttcataatattttaataaaaaaacctgAAATCAAATCCAGCAACTTTCCATAGTATTTTCCACATGTTATGGGTTGATGCAAAACATTTATTAGCAGCTATAGAATTTCTATGCAAAAGACTACCTGACCTGTTAGCcagaatttaaaaaaagggtaaaaagtGAAATGATTATCAAAACCCTATTCCTCTACATATTCAATTATTCTACTCCACAGTATAAATCAAGAAAACCATATTACTATATAAATTGAGAACAGTGACCTTTTAGTAGCATTTATGCACGCATGCTTATAAAACTTATCCAAGCTTTTGTAGGTTACatccatattaatatataaCGATAAGGAAGATACAATTATAGGATATTCAAATAGCCAGAGAAGCAACATCATTCATTTTCTGTATGGActaattacaaacaatttatATTCATCATTTCAAGTTATGAAATAGTCTAAGCcaagaaaagaaatagataatGTTGGGTTTTGAATATTGATGTTATAGTGGAAGCCAGCAAAGATCTAACTCAGCTTTTCTAGTCTGAACTCTCTACTCTTAAGGGGATCAGGTGTGAAAAGAAGAGCTGCTATCCAAGGTAGTTAAACTATCATGGCTGTACTCAATGCAAAAGCATCTTGTCAGGTCGATTAACACTACAAATTAAGAAACATCATTTCTTCATATATACAAAAAGCGAAACTAAGTTGACCATCATAAGCCCCCACAAAAGGTCAAGTTTCCATAAAAACTGGGAATTTTCTTTTCGAATGccttatataaaaataagtttttatttacagtatttattttagaattttatgaagAGTGAATATTCTATTTATGAtaacaattttgttttatgattcTCAAACAACCGCGGGGTAAGGTATTTGTTAGTGAAATTTACATTTTGTTGGAGTCAATAAAACGGAataatataatacttaaaaaGATTGGAATTAGTCATAGatattgtttttgaattttataaagatAGTAATATGAAATTGTTTAGACTTTATAGAGTTTAAGCAATTAGTAGTTTGAATACAACCTTGGAAAGTTCCGCCTCGATACAAAAGCTTTTGATAAaagaaatacttttaaaaaaaaaaacaaaaaacgtTAAACCGAAACTTGGGAACAGGattaatcaacatttaaaaaaaagaatttttcatGGAATCTTAATTCAATCTACATCattattattagaaaatataagtttaaataaaataaattattaaattaatatataaactttcatttaaattttggttttgattcaattttatacAGTAAATACatgcatttctttttctttttttatatatattgagttaatataattgtttgtatatataatatttcaatataaaatagtactaattcaataatattattaataatttattaaaattaaatcaaataaaaatttgatatataaaattatacaaaatcagAACTCATTTATAGTATTACATGTTAAATCAAAGTTGATAAATATAGttttggtatttattgatggtttAGAACAAAAGTTTGAAGTTTGTTGGCTTGGAATTTCAACATACGTGGGGACAAAAcgctttttaataaaaatcgtGAAGTTATGATTATTAGAGAAATTGCTTGGCAATTCCAAGCGGGAAAGCGTAATCACCCCAAAAATCATGTAAAAAGTTCCGACAGATGGGAATCAACCTGCACAACATCTAAAAGCCTTTAGGTCAAACCAAAAATATTCCCATTCTGTTTTTTCCATTGGCCAAAAGCAGAAATTAGGACAAACTCCACGGCCAAATTCGACGGCTAAACTAGAACGCAAGTTGCGATAAAATCTTTTATGGATGGactgaattaaaaattttaaaatatcagaTATTTTAtgccttttataatttaatatatatttttattattgacttaaaacttgaattaacaAAGAtagatacataaataaaatatcaacaaTGCTGCCATGTTTAAACCAaacctttttttaatatatattttgaagtaCTAAtaatacacatatttatatattatcagtgtataatatttcttataatttctaCTAAATGTAGATAGTTAACTTTGATggaaagacaaaataaaaataaaacttgttaAGGGTTAAATTATTCGCCTATTatttaggaattaaattaaaattttaataataaaataactattttatttaaatataattataaaatacattaatataaacataaatatttttaaatagtgaTATAAGTTAATAATTCGGTTAAGTCTTAATGGGCTTAGATAatctatatattatataaaatcaacTCTTTTGAGGGTCATTAGGAGTTAATAGGGTAATATAGTCAttgacttatttttattttaagttgttaAGTCTTTTATGATCAAATCAGTAATTTTGAAACgtctatatttaaaatatattttaactccTCTTTGGTCCATGAGAgttaataaggttaaaatagtaattcaAACTCATCatctttaatatataaattagtttacaagcatgaaattaatttcataaactCTATAAAGAAAATGTTTTGGGTGAAAATTATATCCTTAAGAAATTTACATGcaaataatttatcaaacatgcaagcatattatttattttattgaaaagtgtattaatttattaaagagaTTCTAACATATTGATAGTTTTAATACGACAAATACAATTAAAAGATGGATGTAATAGTGCTAATACAtctattgaaatattaattatttataactagtacattaatattcaaaagtctaatttatgtataaaatacaTTTGATAGAGAAAAGGAGAAAGCTGAAAATATCTCGAGAAACtgatgatttatttatattcgtTACTATTATAGTTTGGCTTCCtccttaaatgatttataacaTTCCTTTGATTTATTAGaaatttcagttttattttcttaatatttatggactcctTTTAGTTACTATTATGTGATGTATAAAtagttttatcttttatttgaataaatatgtatatatggtcataaacttttttttcattattttcatgttccaaaatatttaatttttaattttttcacaaatattatttacattttacgttttttcatgttttttttagtaatttttatctGTTAGTTATTTGACCTTAAGCTGTGTTaatcttttttgttgttgttatttgaGATCATTAatgtttggaaattatattttaagtattgATATTTTCCTTATCATTTTGgatgatgaattttttattgtaacCTAAATATATTGCTTTAATCACATTATTGCTTAATTATGGCATCTAAAAATGTAACCTCTaatctttatttaaaatttcaattttttactatagaaatctataaatataagtTGATAATGTATATTGTTATAacaatcaaattgaatattcatTTAAGAATGTACAAACAATTACAtttcttttatcatatttatttgattattcaATGTATTTATCTAGAAGAAAGTTATATTcaattcagatattttaaaaagagaGTGAGAAAGTtttagattaaatgttaataGTGTTAAATAACTggaattcaaaaacattaaaaatccTATTTATTCCATTCAAGAGCAAACCAAACAGAATTTGATAATCCTAAGTTaatatgtatcaaataatttttaaaaatatatatttataaaaattaatagaaaatattgaaGAGGGAAGcgataaatgaaaatttaaagaaaaatgcaaatttattttGAAGCTAAAACAGTGAGTTATATCTAATTGATATTATTTAGTAATAATTAggaatcatttttatttaagtgtaattaacttctttatttaaattataatgaataaatttttaaatatatattatgctataattaattattatgtcGTAATTCAATTATATAGACCTTacattatatttaattgtattttcataatttatgaaTATCTAAAGAAAATTTACATTAAGATTTATTTAACGATTATGtgaaactaaatttatataaatctttatattaaatttttactaaatttaatgCCACGAGTTAAATCACATTAATctaataaaatgtattaaattatgGCACATGACATTTATGaatcacatatcaaatttatgtaaaattggtaaatttgaaataataaatgttaaatgttttggtttcaaatgatataatttatgtCCTTAAAAATTCTTGTAATcgtgtatttatatattttttaattttatgaaaatataaaaatataaaaaaatttagaattatatttattgttttataaaaaattaattttgataattttataactaaattgagaatcggaactcaataaaaattaaatatatagtataagtatatatataaagtatagatgagccaaaataaataatatacttttgtaatatttattaattagatatatattttttaaaaactatatattctATTGGTGTACTTTTTCTGATTGGCTTACtctgttatatttattttactttatttataattatatagatatttatttaataatatttctaacaaATTAAGTGTGAGCAGAGGACTAGTTATTACGAAATGCATGCATTCAATCTCTGAAAGAAAGACCAAATCTGATAAAAGAAACTCACCTTGCAACTCGAAGCACTCGGACTCGGAGCGATCCGAGAACCCGACAGTGTAATTGGGATCCGCTATAGACCTTAACATATATTGCTTTTTCCCGCCAGTCTCGTTAGGCACGATACATGCCTGTAACTGAGCGAACTCGTCGCTGGCTCGCCTGATCCGGACGAGGATCGAGGTCTCCTTGTTCCTATAGGAGGTGTGAAGGATCTTCTGGACTCCGCTCTTGCCGCCTTTAAAAGGTGCCTTATAGGAGAGAGCAGAGCCGGATCCAATTCGAATCTCCTCCACAATATCCCCCGTCTGGAGCATGTCTGCGGTCCATTCGTCAGCTTTGGAGCTCCCTTTTATACATTCTATTGATAGTACAGTCGGCGATCTCATGCTCTCTGATTGTAGGGTTCGGTCCATGGGCATTTCCGTTTCCTGGTTCAAACTGAAAAAACTTGTGGAGttttctcttctatttctttttcagagaaaaagtagagaaaattcttgaaagaGAGAGGTTAATTTGAGGGGGGCTGTGGAGAAAGAATGGGAGAATAGAGtaattgaaataaacaaagaCTACGATTGATTATAAtagatttgaataaaatatattatttacaatttcaGATTTTAATAGAATAGAATTAGAGGGGTTTAATTGTCAAAACGTGCAGTTTATTATTATGAGTTAATTACACTAGATATCCCCAAACTATAATCTTTATTGTAAATTGACCTCAATACTTCAAAatgtcataattttttaatttgaaatatatatcgTATGGGATACTTCGTTTTTCTTGATTGATGCATGACGTTttgtcttttatatatatatatatatgggtgaATTAATTTTTGCTTGAGATAAAGTTGAATTCTGAACAAAGTGGAGGAGTGACTTAGAGCTCAAATGTGTCCTTCAATGGTGAGTCGAAATCTGTAAAAGTTGTATCATCCTTTATCCGGCTCAGTTGTCAGATCCGAATAATAAGATGCTACGATAAAATTCAACAATCAACATATACTTTactaaacaaaatttcaaatacttAACATCAAATCACATATAGTCAAGCATATTGAAAATTTGTAATCTATATGGACCTACTTGTGAAATTCAGGCATATggtaggattaaattgtaaaattttaaggtttaaaatcAATATTGAAAATTCACAGTTAATATTGATACCGAATCGATACCTTattgaaaatcgataccaaaattcaattatgttttctttgcaAAATAAGGGCATGGATATTTATTTCATGGt
This region includes:
- the LOC105794447 gene encoding uncharacterized protein LOC105794447; the protein is MPMDRTLQSESMRSPTVLSIECIKGSSKADEWTADMLQTGDIVEEIRIGSGSALSYKAPFKGGKSGVQKILHTSYRNKETSILVRIRRASDEFAQLQACIVPNETGGKKQYMLRSIADPNYTVGFSDRSESECFELQVSRNTRIVSELSRTRLQDGYVWYPWQRRMQEVLSVPNSCCFLSILLLPKASDRVASRYNDLEDTLARADAWLLASQASGVPILFINIQTESLLTKISGETASATVNAGSLSDLANLGNATLYGFEDYHGVDIGVVRAVRLWYTPLAREIAVEIKLKEDDTKLGFAISRTEEGFIYISSVIDDEDLPSTRSGLSTLYKESMCASRLLVVSRLSNQKVLPWMVSSTGAVRCFDTVSLSQKLSLHRHAKVPILMHVFSWDPSLVSRGFGSARLRVPSTSVLPLTSEVRLAHHPNSNQILPLPPDEPSESVVTREQQQQPDRRLQRDTAGETSFRFHDFSLPNNWV